The genomic region AAATATGTTCCTGTTATTAAATTAAAAAACCATAAAATTATTGAACCAATGAATAAAAATAAAATTAATTTCACTTCATTATTTAAATCCTTAATTTTATCAATAAAATTATTCATTAAAAAAACCTCCTAAAAAAATAAAAACTAAAAAAACTATATTTTATTTCCCTTATAATATATAGCAATTATTAACAATTTTTCAATAAAAATATTATTTTATATTACTCTTTTTCTTTAAAATGTAATATAAATTATTTAAAAAATGTTAAAAACAAATGCTTAAATTTTTTTACTTGACTTTTTTTTTTAATAATATAAAAAACTGATATGTAGAGCGCGAGTAGTTCAATGGTAGAACATCAGCCTTCCAAGCTGATTACGTGGGTTCGATTCCCATCTCGCGCTTTTTATTTTTTAAATTTTCTTTAATTTTAATAATTGTCTTAATAACAAAACAAAATTATATATATTTAATATTTAATATAATTAAAAAACCTTATAGTTATTTTTAAAAATTTACTTATTTATTCCCAATATTTTTTTATTTAATAAATAAAATTTTTATTTTTAATAAATTAAAGTTTTTCTGTAAAGAAAGTTAAAAGTAAATTTTTTAGGATTTTTTATGGAAAAAAACATTGAAAGAAAAGAGAAGATGTATCAAAGACTTATTAAACAAATTTCAGAACATATATATAAAACTGAAGATATTATCTCAAAAATGAGCACCATAATATCCATTTTACATAACAAAATTCCTTATTATTTTTGGACAGGATTTTATTTCTTAAAAAACGATAAATTAATTGTTGGACCTTATCAGGGAAGCTTAGCTTGCTTAATTCTTCCAAAACCAAAAGGTGTTTGCTGGAAGGCTGTTATTAACAATGAATCTATAATTGTTCCAGATGTACATAAATTTGAAGACCATATAGCTTGTGATGCAAGATCCAATTCTGAAATAGTTATACCTTTGCATAATAGTAATGATTATATATACGGTGTTTTTGATATCGATTCGAAAAATTATGATGCATTTGATAGTATTGATAAAAAATATTTAGAAGAAATATGTAATAGTTTTTTAAAATTACCAGATAAATTTATCACTACAAGTTATAATTTATAAACAATAAAAAATTATTTATAATAAAATAATAATTAATAAAAACCATTTTTTTTAATCATTTTATTAATAACTATTTTTCTAAATATCAAAATTTTCAGCTTCATCTGAATCTATTATTTCGACTTTTGATGCTAACCACTTCATTATTTTACAATATCCAAATGGGATATAAATACCTAAAGTTATTATTGAAAGAAGGGACACAACAAAATATAATGGGAATAACTCACTTCCTTTTCCTACAAACTTAAATCTTTTATCATTTATTGATAAGTTTCTATAATACCATCTATTATATCTACAAATTGCCCATGGAATATTCAATCCAAGAGTTATTAAAATAAGAAAAAAATTAACTAAATTTATCCATAAAAGATTTTCCCCTTTACCATAAAAATTTAATCTTATCTTACCCATATATATCTCCTCCATTTCTTAAAAAAGAAGTAATCTAATAATTAAAAGCTAATTTTATCTTTTTCTATTAAAATCATATTGAAATATATAAACTATTAATTAATTTTAACTTTTATATTTAAAAATCAAATTTTAATATAAATTAAAATTAGACAATCAAATTATAAGATAAAATGTATAAAATTAAATAAAAAATTTTATTTTATACAAAAAATTGTAATTTGATTTAAATAAAACTTAAACTATAATTATTAATAAATAAAATAAAGAAATTTAACAAAAAAATTAAAATTATATGATTGAATTCTTTACATTAAAACCTGCAAATGAATTAGAAATTATACTCTTTATAATATCTTTAATATCAATACCTATATTTTTATTTATTGGAATAAGATTTATCAGAAAATTAATATATCCAATTGGAGAAGAAAAAATTGCTTTACTTAAAGAGAGGTGTTTAAATAGAGGATTAACTTTAGATGAAGCAAACTTATTTTTAGAGATATTAAAAAAAGAGAAAATTGAAAATTATAATTCTTATCTTGAAAACTTTGAACTTCTAAAAGATTTAATAATTAAATACATTTACTATTATTCTTCAAAAAAAATGGAAAAAAATGAAATTATAGCTATAAAAAATAAGCTTTATAGAATATTGAATTCTTCTGCAAATATTTATAAAAAAAGAAAAATCTTTAATACATACTCACTTAAAGAAGGAACTAAATTAAAAATTCAATTTAAAAGTAAATTCTTTGATTCAAAAGTCATTTTATGCAACAATGATTACTTAATAATAGAAAGGGTTAATTTAATTGAAGATTCATCTTTGGAAAATTTTGAGCATTTAAAAATAACAATATATTTTTATGAACCTGATGATGCTGGGTATTCTTTCGAAACAACCATCATAAAAGATATTAAATCCAAAAAAATCAATGCCCTAATTGTAGAACACTCAGATAACTTAAGAAGACATCAAAAAAGAAGATTTATTAGAAAAACTTGCTCTATCCCATGTGAACTACAACCAATTAAAATAGAATTAATTGAAAAAAAAGCAAAGCAGATAATCTTAAACAAAATATTTAATGGAACAATAATAAATATATCTATAAATGGAGCAGAAATAGAAATAAAAGAAAAAAATATTGTGGAGATTTTTGAAAGCATTAGTAGAGTTTATATAAAGTTTAAAATTGAAAATGAAATTATTAAATTAATAGGAGAAATTGTTTCTAAAGAAGAAAATTTTCTTCATATAAAAATAGTAAAAATATTTGAAGAAAAAGATTATTTAATAAATGATTTTATATATTTAATATAAAATATTTTTAAATATTTTACAAAATTCTAGTTTTTTGTTTTATTTTTATTTCGCGTATTGTTCATTTTTTATAAATTAAATTAAGGGTCTATCTTTTATTCATATTTATCAATTTAATATTATATAACAATATAATTAATATAAATACTATAATTAGTATTATTTAGTAAGCATATTTTATATTTTTTTTTAAACATATACTTCTATAAATCTGTTCATAGACCATAATTTTAAATATTTGATGACCAAATGTTAATTTGGAAAATGAAATTATATATTTTGAAATTTTTTTAATATTTGAAGGAATTCCATCCCTATTTCCAATCATAAATATTATATGATCAAAGTCACAAAGCATATTATCAATTATTAAATTTGAAAACTCTTGCGAAGTAAGAGAATTCCCTTCTTCAGAAAAACAAAGTAAATTATCTAATTTATTAAAATCTCCTATTCTAATTTTAGTCTTATTTATTGATTCTAGCTTTTCTAAAATATCTTTTTCTAAATTTTTCTCATTACTCTCTTTAATATATATTTCATTTATTTTATAAAAACTCTCAATTCTTTTTTTAAATATATTACAAATACTATCTATCTCATTAAAATGTGTTTTCCCTATTGTTAAAACAAATATTTTTTTCATATTTTAGGTTTATTTTATATTAATTACAATTATTATAAAAAATCATAAAATTTAATCTTTATTATAATTTATAGATAATCAAGAACATTTTTATTAACAATATTTTTTATTTGATCATATTTTCTTTCATAAAATAGTAAAAAAGATTCTACTAGTAACTCATTCATTCTTCTTCTTGTCTCAATAGTAGCAGACCCAATATGGGGAAATACTACAACATTATTGAATTTTTTTAGCCTATCATCAAGCTTAGGTTCATTATGAAAAACATCAAGCCCAACTCCAAAAAATTTACCTCTTTCAAGAGCTCTTATTAAAGCTTCTTCATCAATAACTTCTCCTCTTGAGGTATTAATCAAAATAGCATCATCTTTCATAAGATTTATTCTCTCTTCATTTATCATATTCATTGTTTCTTCTGTCAATGGTGTGTGAATAGAAATTATATCAGAAATTTTTAATAATTCATTTAAATCTTTTTTGTATATACCATTAAATTCAAGTTCCGGGTTTGTATGTCTATTATAATAAAAAACTTTACAACCTAGAGCTTTCATTTTCATTGCATAACTTCCCCCTATTCTACCAGCCCCAATTATACCAACTATTTTCCCATGAATATCTTTTCCTAAAAGATATTTTGGACCCCAATTTTTTACAGCATCATTTTCAATATCCTTTAAAGCTTCCTTTGCTCTTTTAGCAACCATAAAAGTTAAAGTTAATGCTGTTTCTGCAGTAGCTTCAGTCAAAACATCAGGTGTATTTAAAACAATTATTTTCTTTTCTGTTGCTTTTTTTATATCTATATTATTGTAACCTACTGCATAATTACCTATAATTTTTAGTTTTTTTGATTGATCAATTATTTCTTCATCAATCTTAAAATTCAATAAAACAATTATACCATCAGCATCTTTAATCTTTTCAATAAAATTTTTTTTATTATCAATTTTATTTTTCTTATCAAACATAATATCATAATATTTTTCTAATTTTAAACAGATATCTTCAAAAAGATCACCAAATATAATAATTTTCAATTTTTCCATAAAATCCCTCTAAAAATTAAATTTTTTTTTCTATTTTAAAAAAATTTGATATTTAATTTAAATTTTAATATATTGGAATATAAAAAAATTTATAAAATTAATTATTGTTTTTAAATTATATTATATTTTTGTTTTATCAATAAAATTTTATAAAAATAAAAATTTAGAATTGATTATTTATTAATTTTTTGTTATTTTTTTTTTACAAAATAATAAAAAATTAAGGAATTGTCATTATGAGTTTAGATTACAAATTTGAAAAAGAAGGAATAAAAGGCAAGATTAATTTAACAATAACAAAGGAATATTTAAAGACCGAATATGAAAAAACATTACAAAATTATATTCCAAAAATTCAAATAAAAGGATTTAGACCAGGAAAAGCTCCTAGATCCTTAATAGAAGCAAAATATGGTGAATCTATTAAATTTGAGACATTCAAAGAAATAGTATCTAAAGAGTATGAAGAGATATTAAAAAAAGAAAATATTAATCCAATTAATGAACCATATATAGATTTTGATAATAAAGAATTAGATTTTAATAAAGATATTAAAATTACTTATAACTTTGAGTTGCCCGCAGAAGCTAAAATTTGTGAATTATCAGAAGTTATAATAAATTACGATAACTTCAATGTAAGCAACGAAGATGTAATGGATGAGCTTAAAGCATATCAAAAAAACTATTCTACTCTCGAAATAAAGGATAATCAATCCTCTAAAGGAGATTACATAAACATTAATTTACAAATTTTTGATTCCGAAGGAAATAAAATTAAAGAGCTTACAGAACAAACAATCATCATAGGAGATAATTTTTTAAAATTAAATATAGATGATGAATTAATAGGTTTAAAAAAAGGAGATAAAAAAGAAATTATTAAAGACTATACAAAAATCAATGAAAATGAAATAATAGAAAACGATGTAAAAAATAAAAAAGTTAAAATTAATATTTCTATAAATGAAGTAAAAGAAAGAAAATATCCTGAAATTGATGATAATTTTGCCAAAGATTATTCAGCATTTAACACAATAGAAGAATGGAAGCAAGAAATAAAAAATCAATTAACAGAATATGCAAAAAATTTTGAAAGAAGTCATAACCTTAGAAAAATTTATGATGAAATTATCAAAAAATCTGAATTTTTAATACCAGAAACATACATTAATTTTGGAATAAAAAGAGCTTTCGATTCATACAAGAAACAATTTAATATTTCAGATGAAGTTTTTGAAAAATTGATAGGTTTAAGTGGAAAAGAAAAGGAAGGCTTTTTATATTCTTTTAGGCCATCTACAATAAAAGATATTCAAATAGAATTAATTCAATTAGAATATTTAAAAAAACTAAATCCTCAAGTTACAAAAGAAGATATTGATAAATTTGTTGAAGAAGAAACAATAAGAACGAAAAAAAGTAAAGATGAAATATATAAAGAGGTGAA from Spirochaetota bacterium harbors:
- a CDS encoding GAF domain-containing protein, translated to MEKNIERKEKMYQRLIKQISEHIYKTEDIISKMSTIISILHNKIPYYFWTGFYFLKNDKLIVGPYQGSLACLILPKPKGVCWKAVINNESIIVPDVHKFEDHIACDARSNSEIVIPLHNSNDYIYGVFDIDSKNYDAFDSIDKKYLEEICNSFLKLPDKFITTSYNL
- a CDS encoding YjgN family protein is translated as MGKIRLNFYGKGENLLWINLVNFFLILITLGLNIPWAICRYNRWYYRNLSINDKRFKFVGKGSELFPLYFVVSLLSIITLGIYIPFGYCKIMKWLASKVEIIDSDEAENFDI
- a CDS encoding PilZ domain-containing protein produces the protein MIEFFTLKPANELEIILFIISLISIPIFLFIGIRFIRKLIYPIGEEKIALLKERCLNRGLTLDEANLFLEILKKEKIENYNSYLENFELLKDLIIKYIYYYSSKKMEKNEIIAIKNKLYRILNSSANIYKKRKIFNTYSLKEGTKLKIQFKSKFFDSKVILCNNDYLIIERVNLIEDSSLENFEHLKITIYFYEPDDAGYSFETTIIKDIKSKKINALIVEHSDNLRRHQKRRFIRKTCSIPCELQPIKIELIEKKAKQIILNKIFNGTIINISINGAEIEIKEKNIVEIFESISRVYIKFKIENEIIKLIGEIVSKEENFLHIKIVKIFEEKDYLINDFIYLI
- a CDS encoding 23S rRNA (pseudouridine(1915)-N(3))-methyltransferase RlmH, coding for MKKIFVLTIGKTHFNEIDSICNIFKKRIESFYKINEIYIKESNEKNLEKDILEKLESINKTKIRIGDFNKLDNLLCFSEEGNSLTSQEFSNLIIDNMLCDFDHIIFMIGNRDGIPSNIKKISKYIISFSKLTFGHQIFKIMVYEQIYRSICLKKNIKYAY
- a CDS encoding D-glycerate dehydrogenase, which gives rise to MEKLKIIIFGDLFEDICLKLEKYYDIMFDKKNKIDNKKNFIEKIKDADGIIVLLNFKIDEEIIDQSKKLKIIGNYAVGYNNIDIKKATEKKIIVLNTPDVLTEATAETALTLTFMVAKRAKEALKDIENDAVKNWGPKYLLGKDIHGKIVGIIGAGRIGGSYAMKMKALGCKVFYYNRHTNPELEFNGIYKKDLNELLKISDIISIHTPLTEETMNMINEERINLMKDDAILINTSRGEVIDEEALIRALERGKFFGVGLDVFHNEPKLDDRLKKFNNVVVFPHIGSATIETRRRMNELLVESFLLFYERKYDQIKNIVNKNVLDYL
- the tig gene encoding trigger factor, with the protein product MSLDYKFEKEGIKGKINLTITKEYLKTEYEKTLQNYIPKIQIKGFRPGKAPRSLIEAKYGESIKFETFKEIVSKEYEEILKKENINPINEPYIDFDNKELDFNKDIKITYNFELPAEAKICELSEVIINYDNFNVSNEDVMDELKAYQKNYSTLEIKDNQSSKGDYININLQIFDSEGNKIKELTEQTIIIGDNFLKLNIDDELIGLKKGDKKEIIKDYTKINENEIIENDVKNKKVKINISINEVKERKYPEIDDNFAKDYSAFNTIEEWKQEIKNQLTEYAKNFERSHNLRKIYDEIIKKSEFLIPETYINFGIKRAFDSYKKQFNISDEVFEKLIGLSGKEKEGFLYSFRPSTIKDIQIELIQLEYLKKLNPQVTKEDIDKFVEEETIRTKKSKDEIYKEVNKHKENVEFFIKLRKIEDYFINNVTKKEGKKYFIKDINKIIEEKNKEEDEKTKKAYEEWENMNKNKKSDQ